The sequence AATCCCCATCCGGTGCAGTGTAATACTGCGCGCCATCCTTGGTCTTGATAAAGTGCAGGGTCTCCCGGTCCGGGTCGCCGCCGGCAGCCCGAATCTTCTCCTGCAAAAAGGAAGTAACTGCAAACACATTCTGCATCAGCCGGTCAATGTCACGAAATACATTGTGATTGACTTTCTGCAGCACGTAGCGCTGCTGACCGCCCTCCGGCAGATCGGTGGTAATGATATAGGTTGTATTGATATGGCCGTTGCCAAAGGCCCGGCAATCCGCCGTCTTGCCCTGAAAATCAAAGCGGTCGATCACCTGCTGAATACTCTCCATACAAGGGTCCTCCCTTATTCTTGCGCATACGCTCAAAATGTCCTTTTATTTTACACTATTATGCCATCTTTTTCAATACCTAAAACAAAGACCGTACCAACTATGCCTGTCGATACGGTCTTACTTTGTATAAATTTTGACTTACTCTCGGCGCAGCGCCTCAATAGGCGACAGCTTAGCAGCCTTGCGGGCCGGGTAAATGCCGAAGAACAGCCCAACACCGCTGGAGAATGCCAGTGCCAGCAGGATCACCCACCAAGTGATCTTGGGGGTAATATTGATAACGGCACAGGCCGCATACGCGCCTGCAATACCCAATACTAGGCCAATGATACCGCCGATCAAGCACAAAATCACCGATTCGGTTAGGAACTGCAAGGTGATCACCTTGGTCTTTGCGCCCAAGGACTTTCGTATGCCGATCTCCCGCGTTCGCTCGGTTACGGACACCAGCATAATGTTCATCACGCCGATACCGCCAACGATTAGGGAAATGGCACCTACACAGGCAATAAATGCGGTCAGCACCTGCATAACAATATCTACGATCTGAATATAGGTGGCCATATTCTGGGCAATATACATATTCTTGGCAAAATTGCCGTGGGCCGCTTTCAAATAGTTGACGGTGGCGTTACCTACAGCGTCATTGTCTGCACCGTCCTGGGCGATCACGAAAATGGAGCTCAGGTTGGAGTTGGCGCCGGTGATCTGGGTCAGCGTCGTGCATGGCATAAACAATGCGATCACCGGAGAGTCCTCGTTCTGCTGAAACATAGTTGACAGAGAGGAACTGCCGCCGGCGGACTGGGCAATCTGGTCAATATTGGCCACACCCGCTATCTTGACCTTCATGGACTTACC comes from Oscillospiraceae bacterium and encodes:
- a CDS encoding ABC transporter permease is translated as MNISESFKIAVKAIKANWMRSLLTMLGIIIGISSVIMIVGAGTGARDYIVSLIEDMGSNAVMVSVDTTQATDNDYITLKDVENIKSRVNGVDRCSPMLMGFGKATIDSQAKEATAMLVGVNSDIQYALTEGCTYGRFFTDEEYSANSPIAVIGINSAQSVFGYEDVTGEYVTVSSSGKSMKVKIAGVANIDQIAQSAGGSSSLSTMFQQNEDSPVIALFMPCTTLTQITGANSNLSSIFVIAQDGADNDAVGNATVNYLKAAHGNFAKNMYIAQNMATYIQIVDIVMQVLTAFIACVGAISLIVGGIGVMNIMLVSVTERTREIGIRKSLGAKTKVITLQFLTESVILCLIGGIIGLVLGIAGAYAACAVINITPKITWWVILLALAFSSGVGLFFGIYPARKAAKLSPIEALRRE